The Nicotiana tomentosiformis chromosome 2, ASM39032v3, whole genome shotgun sequence genome includes the window GGGGCTATGCAATATTGAGACGTGAGAGCAGTTTaagaaggagttgaagaagcaaCTCTACCAGGTGAATGTGGTGTATGAGGTTAGGCGGAAGCTAACGGAGCTCCGACATACGGCCATAATTTGGGAGTATGTGCGCGAGTTCACTACCTTAATGCTGCAAATCCCATCATTATCCGAGGAAGTTTCACTCTTCTACTTTATAGATGGGTTGCAAAATTGGGTAAAGCATGAGTTAAGAAGACATTAAGTAGTCAACGTGGATGAGGCCATAGCGGTAACCGAGTCGCTCATTGACTTCAAGATGGAGCCTGCCAGGTTCAAAGAAGGTGACACCGAGAGGGGTGGGGGAGATCATGACAAGGACAATGGGAAAGGCATAGCCTAGGCATACAAGGGAAATAGCAAGGGGCCATCCCATAATGGACTGGGGTCCAAGAGAAACGACAATGGGCCAGAAAATGGTAGCGAGTACGTGCCTAACGGAGGGTGCTACTTCTGCAAAGGATCACATCGGGCAAGTGAATGCCCAGATTTGGGGAGGCTTGCAGCAATGATCAGGAACTTTGCTCAAACACACAAGGGTGACATAGGAGGGACCACCTATATTGGGGGGATACGCTTAGAATCTAAGCCGAAAGTAGGGGATTCCAAAGCCTATCTTGGCGCCAAGCAAATGGAGCATGGTGATAGCAAGAAACGTTGGGCGGACATAGTTAAAGAGGATAGCGAGTTACAAAGTGATGGCACGCTATCAGACTTAGACGAAGCACCAAGCAGAGGGGTCAAGTTTGCCATTAAAGTTATAACCACGGAGGGCAGCCAAATAGGGAGTGGAAACATGTACCCGATGCTTGAGAAGCTGCTAGACTTGGTCGAGTCATGTGGAGATTCAGGCCAAGAGCAAGGAGAGACATCCGATGGGCGGAGGATCGAGGCCATCATTGCTAGCCGTCCAAAGTACAAACAGGGCAAGAAGAAAAGTGACCAATACCTTGTGACAGGGAAGGCGAACCACTCCATAGAGCATCATGACTAATGGACAAAGATCTCTAATGACACCAAGGCGAGGTGGGCGCGTAGTGTCGATGCTTTGTGCTGAGGGCGACACAAAATTGGGTGAGGGAGATTATCATGACCCGCCACATCATCATGCCATGTAGgtgccatttggcatatattaatgccatgtggaagcttacatatgAAATAGAATGTGGAAAAGTTCTAGAGAAATATGGAGATTTCTCATGGAAAACCTTAGAACCCTATGGAATTGCTAGGAAAGCCCTTAGAAGATTCTAGCTATGTAGAATATTCTACAGAAGGGACTTACTTGTAAATTATAAGGGCCTtgtgtaataattattatttactcactagcccctatgaaactagtatataaagggggttattcatttgtaactcatcaagcaaacaattcaagttttctctaatacaaagcttcctttaacaattctcttgtgttctttctaccattctcttagcgatcttgagtgtggtaagactgacttggcatagcaggaacgtgagcaagttgtgcaagatcgtgagTGAGTTGTCAAGTGttgcacgtgtacttagttaacaaCTAAGGACGTGACAAGCAGCTATATAAGGGTTAGGAAAAAGTAGTTGTATTTGAAAGTGATGTAAGAGCAAATTAGGCAGAAATTTATTAAGCAAAGTAGTGGTTTCAAGGCGAACCACaatctctatttttttttaagaCTGTAGTCCCCTTTTCCTAGAAACTAATATTCAAGTAGTTTAGTAGGTTAGTATGTAGTCGCGCGTTTCTCCTCTGTATATGTATACATGTTGCATTAGTGTTAGCTTTTTGTTATAATCTGGTAGTTCTTTGCTTCGATTATCTTATTTTTCTTGCTAGTGTTACTACTTCTTAGCTTCTTCACTCCTATCGTTTGTCCTTTTAATGATTGTTGCGATTATGCTTTCCTTGAGTCGGgggtctatcgaaaataaccTCTCCACATTCGAAAAggtagagataaggtctgcaactatattaccctccccagatcACACTTATGGGATTTTGCtgagtatgttattgttgttgttgttaatgttCAAGTAAATTTCTTACCAATTGCTTCTATGATACAATGAAAGTCAATGTGTTATGCGTCAACCAAATCAGATTCTATAACATTCAACTTGAAAGACAAAAATATCCAACTTATTCAAGAAATTTTGCGTTATTTTCTGAGTAAGATGAATGATACTTTAAAATAAAAGTTAGAACGGAAAAGAATTTCATTTCTCATGTAATTATGTCAAAACTGAAAAATCAAACAAatggagaagaagaaaaaaatcattCAAAAATGTTTTGATCACATTCAAACTTTTTACAATTTCACAAAACTTTACTTTATTTGGTGACAGTTTGACTAACTGATCCCTTTGTTGGAACGTCTTAGTTTTGCCCTGGCAGCATGAAGATTATGGTCTATATCAGGTTCAACACCATCATTGTCTTGAAATGAAGCATTCTCAGGGTGTTCTTGCACTGATTCCGACTTAGAGGAATGCAATGTGGAGCGGTGGATAGAGGAAGAAGGCGGTGGCGGTGACGGTGAAGTGGGCGGGCGCTTCCGGTCAACCGGTTGTTGCTTGTTCCTCTTGAACAATCCGGATGGCGTGTTTGGTGGTGCTTCACCTGAATGGTTTTTCTCATCTTTTTGCTGCAAAAGATTAATGAATAAATTTAAAACTATGCAAGAGAAATCAAAATTAATATCATAATTTGAAAAAAATTAGACATTTTTcacaaaacataaaaaataaaaataaaaatcgatagtaatttcatatatttttcgAAGACTTGTCCAAACATATACAATCtttttcataattaattattttttctaaaaacACTTACTAGCGCTATTGTTTGTTTAGCATTCTACACATTTTGTGAAATGCACATCGATAATAGAGGGGCCAAGCTATGAACACGATACGTTGTCTCACTATTAGTAACTACTAAAGGTCGGACCTAATTGGTCCAATTATAGCACCAATTGGATCCAAAGTGTTTGTTATTATTCCATTAATAATATTAATCTATGAAATTTACACAAATTTTAATATTCAAGTTAACATGTTAAATCATTTTTGTTTATATATTATAATTGTGGTGTCTGGGTAGCTACTCTCACTTTGACAATTCTCATGTAGCTGCTAACCCTACCAACATAGGTTATCGAAGAACGCCATTCGCTTTAATTTGTGTAAATAGAAAGAAATCACATAGTATTCTATTAAATAAAAAGATACAAAGAGAGTAGAGAATTGGAAGCTCATGATCATATTGCATTGGGATGAGACTATTAAGAAAATTGAGATGCTCTCATACTTTTTAACCATTCCTCCCTTAAGAGGAAGGAAGATTGGTGCTCTTTTATTTTCAGCAAAATGGTCATGATAATACTTTGAGAGACTTTTCTAACTGTATCAAAGGTGGTGCATTACCTCATGACTGGACAGTGTTCCTCTTTTGGACTGAGAAGCTATAAACTCAAGCATCTGTAAGAACTTTGCTTGCCCCAATTCTGTGCAATTTTGCCAGTAATAAATTGCCAAGTCCCATGCCTTGGCTCTCAACTCCAGTAAACTTCTGTCAATATCTTTTTCATACTTTGCTACATATGGCTTCAATAAGGTCTCATAGATGTATGCTGTACCCTTTATTTTTGGATACCATAAGTAGATGAAAAGTGCCAATTTGGCCTCACCATACATAGGTAACCTAAAACAACAATGAAAATAAGTCATTTTCAGTTTGAATACAGATGGAGCTTCATTCAGATATTAGATGAAAGGCCTATATTAAGAGCATACCATGACATGAACACATCTCCAAAGCTCTCAAAGATTCTTAGTGCCGCGACAATAATCCTGTAAAATATCATTAATGTTTGCAACTTATCAAAAATATACAATTTTGGAATGAATAAGATTCTTCCGAGAGAAATGGTAGTTTCTACCTATACTACGATTATGGCCCAGTTAATATGCTTGTCAATTTGGTATATTATCCATCGGTTTAAGTCTTAGTGGACTATTAGTGATAGGTAGCAGATATTTGCTGAAATCCGACTCCGATGTCATAAAAATACTATATGCTTGTCAATCTTTAATTTCTAACTGTCAGAATAAACTATTGGTTACCGTTGGTTGACCTTAAATTCATCAAAATACATGCCCCTTTAAgcatttgaaaataataatttaacttCATTCATTCATTTAGAGAGAACACTTGTAAAAAGTAAAATGTGACTACTAAGAGACCAATATTTCTGCGAATTCCTTTTCGTCAAACTTTGCTTCGATATGGTTCAAACTAGGGCCGTTCAAAACCGAATCGAAACCGTTAACCGTTAACCGAATCGAaggcttattggcttattggtatcgaaTTATCAGAGTAATGGATGgtgaacggattgaaattttataattaatggcTTAACGGTTTGGGAGatgattactcaattttcttatcgggtaaactgttaacccgttaagaatttttatatttatacttttactcctatgtatataaagtaccGTTAAAACCTAAATGgataaatccctaatttctaattCTCATTAGAATTGTCGTCTGTCTTTAGCTAATGGCATTGACAGTCGTCTTTGGCTTCTAATCAGGAAAAGCTACTACAACTAACAGAGACAGTTTGAACTATGCATTTGGCCGGTTGGTATTGATTGTTCAAAAAttttctatttggtttagccgataaaccgcccgataaccgTCCAATAATTGTCaatccgataccaatccgcccattgtcttattggatgactagcagattactacatttataatccgataaccaATGAGTCGAACCGTTAAACGTGATTATCCGCCCGATCCAcccgataagcacccctagtTCAAACACCATTCCAATCCAGTCCAAAGAGAAATTAAGAAGAATACAAACCAACTGTGATAAAATAAGATGATTAGAAGAAAGTTGTTTTACCAATATTGGCACCAGAATCTAAGTTCTTCAATCTCCACTTTATTCTTCTCAACAGTTTTAAAACATTCAAAAGCAGGGTATGCATATCCGAGAACCAATCTGCCatccaaaaagaaaatagatcATCTAAGAACGTAAACAATACACAAAACCCCCCCCACCAAAAGAAATAAAGTGTAGTAAAAAGCAAATATCAGAACACAAGGAACCAAAGAATACTGCATAAGATtatctttttaaaaaaagtacATACACTAATCCGCTGGTAATGAAGTTTCCCAACATCTTTATCTCCA containing:
- the LOC104104931 gene encoding putative HVA22-like protein g, translating into MLGNFITSGLVLVLGYAYPAFECFKTVEKNKVEIEELRFWCQYWIIVAALRIFESFGDVFMSWLPMYGEAKLALFIYLWYPKIKGTAYIYETLLKPYVAKYEKDIDRSLLELRAKAWDLAIYYWQNCTELGQAKFLQMLEFIASQSKRGTLSSHEQKDEKNHSGEAPPNTPSGLFKRNKQQPVDRKRPPTSPSPPPPSSSIHRSTLHSSKSESVQEHPENASFQDNDGVEPDIDHNLHAARAKLRRSNKGIS